Genomic window (Campylobacter magnus):
GCGTAGTGAGTATTTTGGCTCAAAGCCTAGTGGTTGCGTGTTTTGCACTATTGCTAATGAGCCTAGCAAAGATGATGAAAACTTCGTGCTATTTCGTGCAAAACATTGCTATGGCGTGATGAACCGCTATCCTTATACCTTAGGCGAGTTTATGATAATACCATTTAAGCACAGCGATAATATAGAAAGCTTAGAGAGTGAGATTTGGCTAGAAATATCTAGCCTAGCACAAAAAAGCGTAGCGGTGCTAAAAAATACTCTTGGCGTAAAAGGAGTAAATTTAGGGATGAATTTAGGAGCTTGTGCTGGAGCTGGGATAGCTGAGCATGTGCATTTACACCTTGTGCCTAGGTGGGAGAGAGATACGAACTTCATAACCACAATTGGCGGTGCGCGCGTTCATGGCGTGCCTTTTGGGCAGCAGTTTGATAAGCTAAAAGTGGCGTTTAATGAGCTTTTTGGAGATAAAAAGTGAAAATATTGCTAGCCCCAAGCGAGAGTAAAAATTCTGGTGGGAATTCTAGATTTGATATAGGCAAGCTTAGCTTTGATGAGAGTTTAGGTGCTTTAAGAGCGGAGCTTTGGGATAAATATCTAAGCGTTTTTAAAAGTGGCGATGAGGCGCAGATTTGCGCTTTAACAGGGCTTAAAAAGCCTGAGATTTTTGATTTTAGCACGAGTTTAGAGGCTATTTTGCGTTATAGCGGCGTGGCTTATGATTATCTTGATTATGGGAGTTTAGATAAGGATGCCAAGGACTTTTTAGAGCAAAATTTGCTAATTTTTTCTAATCTTTTTGGCGTATTAAAGCCAAATGATAAAGTGCCTTGCTATAAGCTAAAACAAGGCGAAAAATGCGCTGGGATAGACACGGCAAGCTACTATAAAAGCGTGCTTAGTGCGGTTTTGGATCAGTATTTGCAAAATGATGAAATTTTAGATTTAAGGGCTGGGTTTTATGAGAAGTTTTATGTGCCTAGCAAAGAATATATTGTTTTAAAGTTTATCAAGGGCGGCAAGGTCGTTAGTCACTTTGCTAAGGCTTATAGAGGGCTTGTTTTGCGCTATATTGCTATGAATGCTTGTGGCTCTTTTGATGAGTTTTTGGCTTTAAAGATTCCTGATTTAAAACTACTTGAAATTACAAAGATAAAAAATAAAATCACTTATAGCTTTGAAATAAGCCAAGATTAGTTTTATTTCAATTAGCTTAGGGTGGTTTTTAACAATTTTTTGGATTATCAAAGGTTTTATCATAACATACGCTATAATAAAACCAAAAAATGCTAAAAACAAAATATAAACACAACTAAACTCTAAATTTCTTTAGAGTTTAAATAGAAATTTAATGACCGCATCCGCCGCCGCAGCAACCAGATGCTACAGGGTGAAGCTCATCTATGTAGAATTTCACAGATTTTAGCCCCTCTTTTTTCGCCCATTCGTAAGCTGTGCTTACAAAATCCCAATTGATATTTTCATAGAATTTCTCCAAATACGCCGGGCGAGCATTGCGACTATCTATATAATAAGCGTGCTCCCATACATCAACTACTAGAAGTGGCACTAATCCATCAGTTACTGGTGTAGCTGCGTTTGAGGTGTTTTTGATCTCTAGTTTGCTTGTGTTTGGGTTATAAACTAGCCAAGTCCAGCCAGCACCAAAAAGAGTTGTGGCTGAGTTTATAAATTCAGCTTTAAAGTCTTTAAAATCGCTTTTTAAAGCCGCTTCAAGCTCACTGCTTTTATCGCTTTTTTTCGCTATACAATCCCAGTAAAAATCGTGATTATACACTTGCGCAGCGTTGTTAAATAATCCGCCTTGTGAGCTTACAAGCACATCATACAAACTAGCATTAGCTAGTTCGCTATCTTTTGTTAGATTGTTGTAGTTATTTACATATGTTTGGTGGTGTTTGCCGTGGTGATAATCACAGGCTTCTTTACTAACTACTGCGTTGGAATTTGGGTCAAATGGTAGGTTTCTTAACTCTAGCATATTTTCTCCTTTGATTTAATTTGAGATTTGAAATTATAGCCTAAAATATTCAGCAAGAGCGTAAAACTCTTAAATAAATTTACAAATATTGCGAAATTTAAATATCACAACTCTTTTATAGTATCAATAAACTTATCTACTAGTAAAGAGCCTTCAATTTTACTATTTTCAAACACCATAAAATAAAAGTATTTATCCCCAGCTTTATCTTCCTACTTTGAGCCTAATTTGAGCTTTGTCTTGCTATCATCATTTGTTCTATCATCTCCCTTTGTTTCTAGCATTATGATATTTTCATTTTCGGTGCAAATTATAAAATCTGGGTAATGATTGATAAAAGCATTTATACAAAATCCAGGTTTCATATCTTTATTTCTATGCCACCATTTTATGTTACCTAACGATACAATCTCGGTTAGCACTTTATTTTCCAACGAATTCAAATTGTCTATTTCTTCTTGGTAAAGAGATTTATCATGCAAAGAGCTTAGTTTATAAGCTTGTATTTTTGGCTGAAAGCTAAAAGTATTTTTTATTTTGATGATACCTTTATTTAATAAGTCATAAAATACTTTTTCTCTATATTCACTTTTTAACTCTTTAATTTTATTTTTTATTTTTATTGTGTATGCGTCTATTTCATCTAATAATTTTGCTTTTCTTTCATCGCTTAGATTATTTACTATACGCTCTATATAGTTTTTTAAATCATTTTCGTTTAAAGCATTATCATTTCTTAGCTTACCAAAAATCAAATTTATACTTTGGCGAATTCTAGTTTCATCATTTGTTGTTTTTAGATACTGCTTAAAATACTCTCTTTGTATTTGTGCTACTTTTTTATATTTTGGCAAACTATCTTCTTCACTCAAATACACTTCAAAAATACTGCCTTCTGCTAAGTCAAAATTGATTTGTATATCTTTATCTGCTAATTTAAAATCTTTTTCCAAATATTCTTTTTCTAGCACCTTGCTATTTAATTCTTCAAATAAAATAGAGCCACTAGGCAAAACCTTTATAAATTGCGGTATTTTTTCAACTTCAAATTTTATCTTACTAGCTTTCACTTCTAAATCTCCAAAATAATCTAAGTTAGATGAATTTTCTTTTATTTCTTTGTCGTATTCATTAGCCATAGTTTTGGCATTTTCAAGTATTTTACTTACTTTATTTTCTAACTCTATATTCTTTGTGATATTGTCTATACTAACATCAGCAGATAAAAACTCGCTATTTTCATTGCTGTTATTTTCATCATTTGCATACTCCAAAATACCCTTATCTTCTCGTGACTCATCTAGCTCTCTAAAATCCTTTTGCCTATAATCATCTTTACTAAACCCAGCTCCATTTAATCCAGCTATTACACTTTTAGCGGTTCTTTCAAAGTCATTTGAGCAAGTAAGCACATAGCTTACATTTAATTCTTGATTTGTGTATTTTCTAGCGTTTGGCTGCCTCAATACTCTACCTATTAGCTGTTCTACATCAGCAGTAGAGTTTTTATTAGCAATACTAGCTAAAATATACGCATAAGGACAATCCCAGCCTTCTTTTAGTGCGTTTATAGTGATGATATAGCGTATTTTGCAATCTTTATCTAATAAATCAATTTTATCTAGTTCGTTGATTTTAGCAGTTTTTATCGCTATTTGCTCTTTTTTTATACCGATATTTACTAGCTTATTTTTTAGTTTCTCAAAAGTATGCGCATCTTCATTTGCTCCACTTTGTGCTTGAAATAGCACTATTGGTCGTAAATTAGAATTTTCATTTTTTGCTATTGCTTCTAGTCTGTTTTGCATAACTATCGCATTGTCTATAACACTTGCTACATTTACAAAGTTGCATAAAATTACTAGTAGCTTTACCATGTTTTCTTGCTTTAATTCTCTGGCATTTGTATAGTGTATTACATTTGAGCTATCCTTTGGTGTGGCAGTAAGCTCATATTAAAAAAATAATGGCTGTTTCAAGCGTTGTAGCTTTGTTAGATTGTATGAGTGGCTCGAGAGCCTTTAAGATATCTTTGCGTGTAATTTTATAAAGTTTTTTATTATCAAGTTTTGAAAAATAATTTTTATAGCAAGCTTCTAGTGATTTTATACTATTTGGTCTTAATGCATTTTTTTATGCCTACAATATTTAAAAAAACACTCTTTAAAGGTAGAATTAACTTCATTTATGGTGATGTTTGTTAATTTATCTCTTTCTTTCTGCGCTTTTATTTTTGCTTCTGCTAACAAAATATTTTTTTAAAAATCTAAAAATAATTCAAGCAAATAAGCCAAGCTTAAAGAAAATTTGGCTAAAATCACAGCCTTTTTGCCTCGGTGGTGAAACTGGTAGACGCGCCAGACTCAAAATCTGGTATGGGCAACCATGTGTCGGTTCGAGTCCGACCCGAGGCACCACGATATAGTAAAATCATACTTTAAAGCATTTCATTTACCATTTTACCCAAGTCCTTTCTATTGATTTTTCAATATTATACAGAGTGTAAAATAAAACTTGGGTAAAATCTAGGTGAAATTATTTAACTTACATTTCAAGCCTAAAATAAAGATAAAAAGCCATTTATCACAATGGC
Coding sequences:
- the sodB gene encoding superoxide dismutase [Fe], which gives rise to MLELRNLPFDPNSNAVVSKEACDYHHGKHHQTYVNNYNNLTKDSELANASLYDVLVSSQGGLFNNAAQVYNHDFYWDCIAKKSDKSSELEAALKSDFKDFKAEFINSATTLFGAGWTWLVYNPNTSKLEIKNTSNAATPVTDGLVPLLVVDVWEHAYYIDSRNARPAYLEKFYENINWDFVSTAYEWAKKEGLKSVKFYIDELHPVASGCCGGGCGH
- a CDS encoding HIT family protein; this encodes MENENSRIPRVEQSSEKNYEFCPNSENKELFAHLFAPWRSEYFGSKPSGCVFCTIANEPSKDDENFVLFRAKHCYGVMNRYPYTLGEFMIIPFKHSDNIESLESEIWLEISSLAQKSVAVLKNTLGVKGVNLGMNLGACAGAGIAEHVHLHLVPRWERDTNFITTIGGARVHGVPFGQQFDKLKVAFNELFGDKK
- a CDS encoding DEAD/DEAH box helicase: MVKLLVILCNFVNVASVIDNAIVMQNRLEAIAKNENSNLRPIVLFQAQSGANEDAHTFEKLKNKLVNIGIKKEQIAIKTAKINELDKIDLLDKDCKIRYIITINALKEGWDCPYAYILASIANKNSTADVEQLIGRVLRQPNARKYTNQELNVSYVLTCSNDFERTAKSVIAGLNGAGFSKDDYRQKDFRELDESREDKGILEYANDENNSNENSEFLSADVSIDNITKNIELENKVSKILENAKTMANEYDKEIKENSSNLDYFGDLEVKASKIKFEVEKIPQFIKVLPSGSILFEELNSKVLEKEYLEKDFKLADKDIQINFDLAEGSIFEVYLSEEDSLPKYKKVAQIQREYFKQYLKTTNDETRIRQSINLIFGKLRNDNALNENDLKNYIERIVNNLSDERKAKLLDEIDAYTIKIKNKIKELKSEYREKVFYDLLNKGIIKIKNTFSFQPKIQAYKLSSLHDKSLYQEEIDNLNSLENKVLTEIVSLGNIKWWHRNKDMKPGFCINAFINHYPDFIICTENENIIMLETKGDDRTNDDSKTKLKLGSK
- a CDS encoding YaaA family protein is translated as MKILLAPSESKNSGGNSRFDIGKLSFDESLGALRAELWDKYLSVFKSGDEAQICALTGLKKPEIFDFSTSLEAILRYSGVAYDYLDYGSLDKDAKDFLEQNLLIFSNLFGVLKPNDKVPCYKLKQGEKCAGIDTASYYKSVLSAVLDQYLQNDEILDLRAGFYEKFYVPSKEYIVLKFIKGGKVVSHFAKAYRGLVLRYIAMNACGSFDEFLALKIPDLKLLEITKIKNKITYSFEISQD